From a single Shewanella denitrificans OS217 genomic region:
- the cysN gene encoding sulfate adenylyltransferase subunit CysN has product MDKAASNTSRMAAEIEQHGVKEYLALQQKKGLLRFLTCGSVDDGKSTLIGRLLHDSAQIYEDQLATLKNDSTKMGTTGEAIDLALLVDGLQAEREQGITIDVAYRYFSSDKRKFIISDTPGHEQYTRNMATGASTCDLAVILVDARYGVQTQTKRHAFIASLLGIRHFVVAVNKMDLLDFNQEVFNKIQADFTDFVKDFGDLDIHYVPLSALNGDNVVNPSERCDWYQGGTLLQLLETIDTQRELTQLPVRFPVQYVQRPNLDFRGFAGTLASGVIKVGDELVALPSGKRSKVERIVTFDGDLAQAVAGQAVTITLEDEIDISRGDLLAQPETAPALGDHITADLVWMDEKPLQLGQLYDLKVAGKKTQAKVSEIEYVTDVNTMARSGATSLSLNTIARVKLELTEAIVVDAYSLVRDTGGMILIDRLSNATVAAVMVVSGHLGEAKATGEYSAFELEFNALVRKHFPHWNARDISVLGN; this is encoded by the coding sequence ATGGACAAAGCAGCGAGTAACACTAGCCGCATGGCGGCAGAAATTGAGCAGCATGGCGTAAAAGAATATTTAGCCTTACAACAGAAAAAAGGCCTATTGCGCTTTTTAACCTGTGGCAGTGTCGATGACGGTAAGAGCACCTTAATTGGACGTTTGCTCCATGACAGTGCGCAAATTTATGAAGATCAGCTGGCCACCCTTAAAAACGACAGCACTAAAATGGGCACCACAGGGGAAGCCATAGATTTAGCCCTGCTGGTGGATGGTCTGCAAGCCGAGCGTGAGCAGGGCATTACCATCGATGTGGCTTATCGTTATTTCTCCAGTGATAAGCGTAAATTTATTATTTCCGATACCCCAGGCCATGAGCAGTATACCCGCAATATGGCTACTGGTGCCTCGACCTGTGATTTAGCGGTGATTTTAGTGGATGCCCGTTATGGGGTACAGACTCAAACTAAGCGCCATGCCTTTATTGCCTCTTTATTGGGTATTCGCCACTTTGTTGTGGCGGTAAACAAGATGGATTTATTGGATTTTAACCAAGAAGTATTCAATAAAATCCAAGCCGACTTTACCGACTTTGTGAAAGACTTTGGCGACTTAGATATTCACTATGTGCCGCTTTCTGCCTTAAATGGCGACAACGTGGTTAACCCCAGTGAGCGCTGTGATTGGTATCAAGGCGGCACCTTGTTGCAACTGCTTGAAACCATAGACACTCAGCGTGAGTTGACTCAGCTTCCTGTGCGCTTCCCTGTGCAATATGTGCAAAGGCCAAACCTTGATTTCCGCGGTTTTGCCGGTACTTTGGCATCTGGGGTGATTAAAGTGGGTGACGAGCTGGTGGCCTTGCCGTCGGGCAAGCGCAGCAAGGTTGAGCGCATCGTCACTTTCGATGGTGATTTAGCTCAAGCGGTTGCCGGCCAAGCCGTGACCATCACCTTAGAAGATGAAATCGATATCTCAAGGGGCGATTTATTGGCCCAACCTGAGACGGCGCCAGCCCTTGGGGATCATATCACCGCCGATTTGGTATGGATGGATGAGAAACCATTACAACTGGGTCAACTATACGATTTAAAAGTGGCCGGTAAGAAAACTCAGGCCAAGGTGAGTGAGATTGAATATGTTACTGACGTGAATACTATGGCCCGCAGCGGCGCCACTAGCTTAAGTTTAAATACCATTGCCAGAGTCAAACTTGAGCTGACAGAAGCGATTGTGGTCGATGCCTACAGCTTAGTGCGTGATACTGGCGGGATGATCTTAATCGACCGCTTAAGTAATGCCACAGTTGCCGCTGTGATGGTCGTCAGTGGTCACTTAGGTGAAGCAAAAGCTACGGGTGAATACAGCGCCTTTGAACTTGAGTTTAATGCCTTAGTACGTAAGCATTTTCCTCACTGGAATGCCCGCGATATTAGTGTGTTAGGTAACTAG